From Eubacterium sp. 1001713B170207_170306_E7, the proteins below share one genomic window:
- a CDS encoding ABC transporter permease has translation MLKLVRCEFLKLKRKKFVLFIILAACIMPIPLTAIVLKTGIGQNADTVMPPTEMYDGLFGMIVGFGNFISMPCIIGIVAAMLFYMERDNDTLKNLRTIPLSTNQIIVAKIVTLFVLGVFYSVALMASSMVGGLIGGGINGVGYKLWISVTTGVLLTAGTLPVVIAIVFFNRSYIFSILLSLVYSVGGFGVASTSFTSGNLTNPLLTILPVPLIWRWQNLAIQGDAAAEAVKKTAVSLPMTAGIIGLIGVLSILGILYIYRKRES, from the coding sequence TTGCTTAAGCTGGTGCGCTGTGAGTTTTTAAAGCTGAAGCGCAAGAAGTTTGTGCTTTTTATCATTTTGGCAGCCTGTATCATGCCCATTCCGCTCACGGCCATTGTCCTGAAAACTGGTATCGGGCAAAACGCTGACACAGTCATGCCGCCCACCGAAATGTACGACGGCCTCTTTGGCATGATTGTGGGCTTTGGAAATTTCATCTCCATGCCCTGTATTATCGGGATCGTGGCAGCTATGCTCTTTTATATGGAAAGGGATAACGACACGCTTAAAAACCTGAGAACCATCCCCCTTTCCACCAATCAGATTATTGTTGCCAAGATTGTCACATTGTTCGTTTTGGGTGTTTTTTACTCTGTCGCCCTTATGGCCTCCTCCATGGTGGGCGGCCTGATCGGCGGCGGGATCAACGGGGTGGGCTATAAGCTGTGGATCAGTGTTACGACAGGGGTGCTGCTCACTGCCGGGACGCTGCCAGTGGTTATCGCCATTGTTTTTTTTAACAGAAGCTATATCTTTTCAATTCTCCTCTCTCTGGTTTATTCGGTTGGAGGTTTTGGTGTGGCAAGCACCAGCTTTACAAGCGGCAACCTTACCAATCCGTTGCTCACTATTCTGCCAGTTCCGCTCATCTGGCGGTGGCAGAATCTGGCCATTCAGGGTGATGCGGCCGCGGAAGCGGTTAAAAAAACAGCGGTATCCCTGCCAATGACGGCCGGGATTATCGGACTGATCGGGGTTTTGTCCATTCTGGGCATTCTGTATATTTACAGAAAACGGGAAAGCTGA
- a CDS encoding HAMP domain-containing sensor histidine kinase produces the protein MNAAALCLSITASLLGLFFIICQLRLKRTLTRLEQMLDQALEGTFEENTFDESRLSALETKLHHFLCACHARSSRTASERDHIQTLIGDISHQTKTPIANLRLYADLLEEQTDLSEASRPLAAEITRQSAKLDFLIQSLIKASRLENGIVQVSPQTAEIGRLVESAACGLFQKGQNRSVALTLEIPQGLTACFDPKWTAEALYNILDNALKYTPAGGKVRVSAQAYELFCRIDVSDTGLGISEEEIPKIFSRFYRSAAVSQEEGVGIGLYLTREIIALQGGYIRVFSEPGKGSCFSVFLPRSFNAENRV, from the coding sequence ATGAACGCCGCCGCACTCTGTCTCTCCATAACCGCGAGTCTGCTCGGCTTGTTTTTTATCATTTGCCAGCTGCGCCTGAAGCGGACGCTTACCCGCCTCGAGCAAATGCTGGACCAGGCCCTCGAGGGCACCTTTGAAGAAAATACCTTTGATGAAAGCCGCCTTTCGGCCCTTGAGACCAAGCTCCATCATTTCCTGTGCGCCTGCCACGCGCGCAGCAGCCGTACCGCCTCTGAGCGGGATCATATCCAGACTCTGATCGGCGATATCTCCCACCAGACCAAAACGCCCATTGCCAACCTGAGGCTTTACGCAGACCTGCTGGAGGAGCAGACCGACCTTTCGGAGGCCTCCCGTCCGCTGGCAGCGGAAATCACCCGGCAGAGCGCGAAGCTTGATTTTCTGATCCAGTCGCTGATCAAGGCCTCAAGGCTTGAAAACGGCATTGTCCAGGTTTCACCCCAGACCGCAGAAATTGGTAGGCTGGTGGAAAGCGCCGCGTGCGGGCTTTTTCAGAAGGGCCAGAACCGCTCTGTCGCTCTCACCCTGGAAATTCCACAGGGCCTGACCGCCTGTTTTGATCCTAAATGGACGGCCGAGGCTCTTTATAATATTCTGGACAACGCGCTCAAATACACCCCGGCGGGCGGCAAGGTCCGGGTCAGTGCCCAGGCCTACGAGTTATTCTGCCGGATTGATGTCTCCGATACCGGCCTTGGCATTTCGGAGGAGGAAATCCCCAAAATTTTCAGCCGCTTTTACCGCAGCGCCGCTGTCAGCCAGGAGGAGGGCGTCGGCATTGGGCTCTACCTGACCCGGGAGATCATTGCCCTGCAGGGCGGCTATATCCGGGTTTTCTCGGAACCGGGCAAGGGCTCCTGTTTCTCTGTTTTTCTGCCCCGCAGCTTCAACGCTGAAAACCGTGTCTGA
- a CDS encoding response regulator transcription factor: MKRQLWTKGKKMQNRVIIIDDDPELCALLEKCVTCDGFAADCARNGREGLEKLKESGAVLVVLDVMMPGMDGFEVLKKIRETSTVPVLMLTARGENIDKVYGLRLGADDYLTKPFDINEFSARVHSLVRRYTVLNGNGEQSGQRLSFKGLEIDPDKRKVTVRGAEVTLQAKAFDILYYLAKNKGRALTKKQIYEEVWQEEYLYDDSNIMAHISKIRRLIEPDVKRPAYIQTIKGVGYRFNAEV; the protein is encoded by the coding sequence ATGAAAAGACAATTATGGACAAAGGGGAAGAAAATGCAGAATCGAGTGATAATTATTGACGATGATCCTGAGCTGTGCGCGTTACTTGAAAAATGTGTCACCTGTGACGGCTTCGCGGCGGACTGCGCCCGGAACGGGCGTGAAGGCCTTGAAAAGCTGAAGGAAAGCGGTGCTGTCCTTGTGGTGCTGGATGTCATGATGCCCGGAATGGACGGCTTTGAGGTGCTTAAGAAAATACGTGAGACCAGCACGGTGCCGGTACTGATGCTGACAGCCCGCGGCGAGAATATCGACAAAGTCTACGGACTGCGGTTAGGGGCTGACGACTACTTGACAAAGCCCTTTGATATCAATGAGTTCAGCGCCAGGGTGCACTCGCTGGTCAGGCGTTATACGGTGCTTAACGGAAACGGGGAGCAAAGCGGCCAGCGGCTGAGCTTTAAGGGCCTCGAAATCGACCCGGACAAGCGGAAGGTCACCGTCCGTGGTGCAGAGGTTACGCTCCAGGCCAAGGCGTTCGATATTCTGTACTACCTGGCGAAAAACAAGGGGCGCGCCCTGACCAAAAAGCAGATTTACGAGGAGGTCTGGCAGGAGGAATACCTGTACGACGACAGTAACATCATGGCGCATATCAGCAAAATCCGAAGGCTCATTGAGCCGGACGTCAAAAGGCCGGCCTATATCCAGACCATCAAGGGTGTGGGCTACCGTTTTAACGCGGAGGTGTAA
- a CDS encoding YcxB family protein, protein MKTLFENTTIYSKKIYLEAQGKWYQKNALKKRWFYLLMAAFCFVCAYYYLSNTSWPAGVIFIVMGALLVFVYFQGYRFSAEKAYNEQKAIFPAGGFKWTITKDKMLWQTAEAERPVFYKQVQKIYETPHTFVIVADEKMHILDKSGFTMGSAIDFKSFLMKKCPQAFK, encoded by the coding sequence ATGAAAACATTATTTGAAAACACCACCATTTACAGCAAAAAAATTTATCTGGAAGCCCAGGGTAAATGGTACCAGAAAAACGCGTTAAAAAAGCGGTGGTTCTATCTGCTCATGGCCGCTTTTTGTTTTGTCTGCGCCTATTATTATCTGTCGAACACCTCCTGGCCGGCCGGCGTTATCTTTATTGTGATGGGTGCGCTGCTGGTATTTGTCTATTTTCAGGGCTACCGTTTTTCAGCGGAGAAAGCCTATAATGAGCAGAAGGCTATTTTTCCGGCCGGCGGTTTTAAATGGACCATCACAAAGGATAAAATGCTCTGGCAAACCGCTGAGGCGGAACGTCCTGTTTTTTATAAACAGGTTCAAAAAATCTATGAGACGCCCCATACCTTTGTGATCGTGGCCGACGAAAAGATGCATATTCTCGACAAGAGCGGCTTTACAATGGGCAGCGCCATTGATTTTAAAAGCTTTTTAATGAAAAAATGTCCTCAGGCCTTTAAATAA
- a CDS encoding ABC transporter permease, with translation MLKLIKTEILKLKRYSIVWVALAAMVCGPLLSWFTVSMDTSGVYNFSDFSDNVIWTNFDAVNPLVFTLLAGYIIAREWTDDTLKNILTIPVPFNRLLTAKLLVVAALAAISGIGSFLATVLFAQISGLEGFTAGLAVQSLAQMVVMNLCVYIAVLPIIVFTSKRPGSFVAGVGFAFFYGVCGGLVAGHGLGNIYPLTAGFAFIQYRIAPGAFSSDFTYNLPLCCMVLALTLLLSIVMVLRTDKHVRKYTLAKRTAAAPAGGKNKR, from the coding sequence ATGCTTAAACTGATCAAAACAGAAATTTTGAAGCTCAAGCGTTATTCCATTGTCTGGGTGGCGCTGGCCGCCATGGTCTGCGGCCCGCTGCTGTCCTGGTTTACTGTTTCCATGGATACCAGCGGGGTTTATAATTTTTCAGATTTTTCAGACAATGTTATCTGGACAAATTTTGACGCGGTCAATCCGCTGGTTTTCACCTTGCTGGCAGGCTATATTATCGCCCGGGAATGGACGGATGATACCCTTAAAAATATCCTGACCATACCAGTCCCCTTCAACAGGCTCTTAACCGCCAAGCTGCTTGTTGTCGCGGCGCTGGCGGCGATTTCCGGGATCGGCAGCTTCCTGGCAACCGTGCTGTTTGCCCAAATATCCGGATTAGAGGGATTTACCGCAGGGCTGGCGGTGCAGTCGCTAGCGCAGATGGTCGTGATGAACCTGTGTGTGTACATCGCGGTGCTGCCCATTATTGTTTTTACCAGTAAGAGGCCTGGCAGCTTTGTCGCGGGTGTAGGCTTTGCCTTCTTTTACGGAGTCTGCGGCGGCCTGGTAGCGGGCCATGGGCTGGGAAATATTTACCCGCTCACCGCCGGTTTTGCGTTTATCCAGTACAGAATCGCCCCTGGCGCTTTTTCATCGGACTTCACCTACAACCTGCCCCTGTGCTGTATGGTACTGGCGCTGACACTGCTTTTGTCCATTGTGATGGTTCTGAGAACCGACAAGCACGTGCGAAAGTACACACTGGCTAAAAGGACCGCTGCTGCGCCTGCAGGAGGAAAAAACAAACGGTAA
- a CDS encoding response regulator transcription factor — MTDKPSRILIVEDDRALNQGLVLSLKNDSYMMLPVFSLMEARAQLLNHTFDLIVLDVNLPDGSGLELCREIRRHSAVPIIFLTANDMEMDEVVGLESGGDDYITKPFSLAVLRARIAALLRRSQNAGLDCVKIDAFTFDFDQMVFLKDDAEITLSKTEQKLLRLLISNRGATVPRELLLEKVWGDSMDFVDENALSVTIRRLRGKLEDNASKPVYIQTVYGLGYTWAVK; from the coding sequence ATGACTGATAAACCATCAAGAATACTCATCGTCGAGGATGACCGCGCTCTGAACCAGGGGCTTGTGCTGTCCTTAAAAAACGATTCCTATATGATGCTGCCGGTTTTTTCCCTTATGGAGGCCAGAGCGCAGCTTTTGAATCATACCTTTGACCTGATCGTCCTGGATGTGAACCTGCCTGACGGCAGCGGGCTGGAGCTGTGCCGGGAGATACGCCGCCACTCCGCGGTTCCCATTATTTTTCTGACTGCCAACGATATGGAGATGGACGAGGTGGTCGGTCTGGAAAGCGGCGGAGACGACTATATTACAAAGCCCTTTAGCCTGGCGGTTCTGCGGGCCCGTATCGCCGCGCTGCTGCGCCGCAGCCAGAACGCCGGCCTGGACTGTGTGAAAATTGACGCCTTTACCTTTGATTTTGACCAAATGGTCTTTTTGAAAGACGACGCTGAGATCACCCTGAGCAAAACAGAACAAAAGCTGCTGAGGCTGCTCATAAGCAACCGCGGCGCCACTGTGCCCAGGGAGCTTCTGCTGGAAAAGGTCTGGGGTGACAGTATGGACTTTGTGGACGAAAACGCCCTTTCCGTCACCATACGCCGCCTCCGGGGCAAACTTGAAGACAACGCCTCAAAGCCCGTGTATATTCAGACGGTTTATGGTCTCGGCTACACCTGGGCGGTGAAGTGA
- a CDS encoding ABC transporter ATP-binding protein, whose translation MKEKYVIATKNLTKVYGDQISVSSLDLHVRSGKIYGLLGRNGAGKTTTMRMLLGLTEPTQGAVRIFGKDPFKDGRALYPRIGNLIESPGFYPNLTGTENLSIFATLRGLPGKDAVRESLELVGLPYRDKKLFSKYSLGMKQRLAIALAVMHDPELLILDEPINGLDPIGIAEIRELLKTFAKKGKTILVSSHILSEIELLADDVGIIDNGVLLEEESMSVLRDKNQMYIRFVLSDTAKAARILEKVFKTNDFSIDDGHTLRLFDTSLRVGVLTKCFVENELMVDDAHICKDTLEDYFKRVTGGVGIA comes from the coding sequence ATGAAAGAAAAATATGTTATCGCCACCAAAAACCTGACCAAGGTCTACGGCGACCAGATCAGCGTCTCATCCCTTGATCTGCATGTGCGCAGTGGGAAAATCTACGGCTTGCTCGGCCGTAACGGTGCGGGAAAAACCACCACCATGCGTATGCTGCTGGGCCTGACTGAACCAACGCAGGGAGCAGTTCGTATCTTTGGAAAAGACCCGTTTAAGGATGGCAGAGCCCTGTATCCCAGAATCGGAAACCTGATCGAGTCGCCAGGCTTTTACCCCAATCTGACAGGTACAGAAAATCTGAGCATTTTCGCTACCCTTCGGGGGCTCCCGGGAAAAGACGCAGTCAGAGAATCTCTGGAGCTTGTGGGACTGCCCTACCGGGATAAAAAGCTTTTTTCAAAGTACTCTCTGGGCATGAAGCAGCGTCTGGCCATCGCACTGGCAGTGATGCACGACCCAGAGCTTTTGATTCTGGATGAACCCATCAACGGCCTGGACCCCATCGGTATTGCAGAAATCAGGGAATTGCTTAAAACCTTCGCGAAAAAGGGCAAGACCATTCTGGTATCCAGCCATATTCTGTCAGAAATTGAGCTGCTGGCCGACGACGTTGGCATTATCGACAATGGCGTGCTTTTGGAGGAGGAGAGCATGTCTGTGCTCAGGGATAAAAACCAGATGTATATCCGCTTTGTTTTGTCCGATACAGCCAAAGCGGCGCGGATTCTGGAAAAGGTCTTTAAAACCAATGATTTCAGCATTGACGACGGGCATACGCTGCGGCTCTTTGATACAAGCCTGAGGGTCGGCGTGCTGACCAAATGCTTTGTGGAAAATGAGCTGATGGTCGACGACGCCCATATCTGCAAGGATACCCTGGAGGATTACTTCAAGAGGGTAACAGGGGGTGTTGGCATTGCTTAA
- a CDS encoding MATE family efflux transporter yields the protein MDTAAKDTQNNPLGYEKVGSLLRKYAVPCIIAMLVSALYNIVDQIFIGQGVGVLGNAATNVAFPLSTVCVATALLFGTGCAAKYSLELGAGRREGASEVVGNAMGFLAVTGVIIAVVVEVFLQPLMLAFGATQDVLGYAMTYTRITAVGIPFLIFANGTSNIIRADGSPRYSMGFMVAGAVLNTILDPLLMFGFGMGIAGAAIATTFSQIISCACALWYTTRFKNIRLHRSDFRLRLTNLKEISALGASACFNQLAMLAVQITMNNVLTYYGARSPYGSEIPLACAGIIIKVGMIFLSIVIGIAQGSQPIIGFNYGAKQYNRVRETYKLAILSASVISVVSFLCFQIFPRQIISLFGTGSEAYFEFAERYFRIFMFGTLVNSVQPVTGNFFTAIGKPAKGIFISMTRQIIFLLPLILLLPMAFGINGIMYAGPIADFAAFAVAMVMVVGEMRRMRKKSVALEDAIE from the coding sequence TTGGACACAGCGGCAAAGGATACGCAAAACAACCCATTGGGGTATGAAAAAGTCGGAAGCCTGCTCAGAAAGTACGCCGTGCCATGCATTATCGCCATGCTGGTCAGCGCGCTTTACAATATTGTCGATCAGATTTTTATCGGACAGGGGGTCGGCGTGCTTGGCAACGCGGCAACTAACGTGGCCTTTCCCTTATCCACCGTGTGTGTCGCGACAGCGCTGCTCTTTGGCACAGGCTGCGCGGCCAAGTACAGCCTGGAGCTGGGTGCGGGCCGGCGCGAGGGGGCTTCGGAGGTGGTCGGCAACGCCATGGGCTTTCTAGCTGTCACAGGCGTGATCATCGCGGTAGTGGTGGAGGTGTTTCTACAGCCGCTGATGCTGGCTTTCGGAGCCACACAGGACGTTCTGGGCTATGCCATGACCTATACCCGTATCACCGCTGTGGGCATCCCATTTTTGATTTTTGCCAACGGGACCAGCAACATTATCCGGGCCGACGGCAGCCCACGCTATTCTATGGGGTTTATGGTAGCTGGAGCGGTGCTCAACACCATTCTGGACCCGCTGCTGATGTTCGGGTTTGGCATGGGTATTGCCGGGGCCGCCATCGCCACTACCTTTTCACAGATTATTTCCTGCGCCTGCGCGCTCTGGTACACAACGCGCTTTAAAAATATCCGGCTTCACCGGTCCGATTTCAGGCTCAGGCTGACAAATTTGAAGGAGATTTCCGCCCTGGGCGCCTCCGCCTGCTTTAACCAGCTGGCCATGCTGGCGGTCCAGATTACCATGAATAATGTGCTGACCTATTACGGAGCCCGATCGCCCTACGGAAGCGAAATCCCGCTGGCCTGCGCGGGCATTATCATCAAGGTGGGCATGATCTTTTTATCCATCGTCATTGGGATTGCGCAGGGCAGCCAGCCCATTATCGGCTTTAACTATGGGGCAAAGCAGTACAACCGTGTCCGGGAGACCTATAAGCTGGCCATCCTCAGCGCATCGGTAATTTCAGTGGTGTCCTTTTTATGCTTTCAGATATTCCCAAGACAGATCATCAGCCTCTTTGGCACGGGCAGCGAGGCATATTTTGAATTTGCGGAGCGCTATTTCCGGATTTTTATGTTCGGCACACTGGTCAACAGCGTCCAGCCCGTTACCGGGAACTTCTTTACAGCCATCGGTAAGCCGGCCAAGGGAATTTTTATTTCAATGACACGGCAGATCATTTTCCTGCTGCCCTTGATTTTGCTGCTGCCAATGGCCTTTGGCATCAACGGCATTATGTACGCCGGGCCGATCGCCGATTTCGCGGCTTTCGCGGTTGCCATGGTCATGGTGGTAGGGGAAATGCGGCGCATGCGGAAAAAGAGCGTTGCTTTAGAGGACGCCATCGAATAA
- a CDS encoding radical SAM protein: MKTIPAKTLVTRNKSTAWFGTEYSMNIYRGCCHGCIYCDSRSACYQNTEFDTVKKKQDALRLIARDLKSKKQKGVVGTGAMSDPYNPFEKGEYLTQEALKLIDHYGFGVAIATKGSLITRDIGLLSRIQVHSPVICKVTITAADDALSRIVEPGAPSSSERFEVVKALSDAGIYTGILLMPVLPFIGDSVENIRSIVEQGAASGARFIYPSFGVTLRDIQRDYYFSQLDRHFPGLRQKYMRQYGNAYGCGAPEARALYAVFKEACAKAGLRCKMQEIVEAYKGKYHGEQLSFLR, from the coding sequence ATGAAGACAATACCGGCTAAGACACTGGTCACCAGGAATAAGAGCACCGCCTGGTTCGGAACAGAGTACAGCATGAATATTTACAGAGGGTGCTGTCATGGCTGCATCTACTGCGACAGCCGAAGCGCATGCTACCAGAATACCGAATTCGACACGGTGAAGAAAAAACAGGATGCCCTGAGGCTCATCGCCCGGGACCTCAAAAGTAAAAAGCAGAAGGGCGTGGTGGGCACCGGGGCCATGAGCGACCCTTACAACCCCTTTGAAAAAGGCGAATACCTGACACAGGAGGCCCTTAAGCTTATCGACCATTACGGCTTTGGGGTGGCCATCGCGACCAAGGGAAGCCTGATCACGCGCGACATCGGGCTGCTGTCCCGCATTCAGGTGCATTCCCCGGTGATCTGCAAGGTGACAATCACTGCGGCAGACGACGCGCTGAGCCGTATTGTCGAGCCTGGCGCCCCGTCAAGCAGCGAGCGGTTCGAGGTGGTTAAGGCCCTCTCGGACGCGGGTATCTACACTGGTATTCTGCTGATGCCGGTTCTGCCCTTCATCGGGGACAGCGTGGAGAATATCCGCTCGATTGTGGAGCAGGGAGCTGCCAGCGGCGCGCGGTTTATCTATCCCAGCTTTGGCGTGACCCTGAGGGATATTCAGAGGGACTACTATTTTAGCCAGCTGGACCGGCATTTTCCAGGACTCCGTCAAAAATACATGCGGCAGTACGGCAACGCATACGGCTGTGGAGCGCCGGAGGCCCGCGCGCTGTACGCGGTTTTTAAAGAAGCCTGCGCAAAGGCCGGCCTGCGCTGTAAAATGCAGGAGATTGTCGAAGCCTACAAAGGAAAATACCACGGTGAGCAGCTGTCTTTTCTGAGATGA
- a CDS encoding DUF2268 domain-containing protein, with amino-acid sequence MKINAVYSGEIYEKMMNAPVEKRNDLYRYEMMKPFEYKWACINVPIRAARKGGYDVVMASEMMGVFPPEKVDHSQKAAVRWLKEKSLWSASEAAVKRSLDCFVKAGIELPVQEYFFTLLLANPDNPFTQLSEGYCGDGGIPGYILGMLAPDETTVSRMPAALAHECNHNVRFQFQKWRPDITLAEMMVSEGLAENFAAALYGEETIGPWVTKTDPAVLEEIIKPKIIKALDVTGFDGITPWLYGDEIAEIQHSFPVGMPYCAGYACGYHMVRHYLKKTGVSIIEATLKPTAEIMAELSDFWGY; translated from the coding sequence ATGAAAATTAATGCCGTATATTCCGGTGAAATTTATGAAAAAATGATGAACGCCCCAGTGGAAAAGCGAAACGACCTCTACCGCTATGAGATGATGAAGCCCTTTGAATACAAATGGGCCTGTATTAATGTTCCGATCCGGGCGGCCCGGAAAGGTGGATACGATGTGGTAATGGCCTCCGAGATGATGGGGGTTTTTCCACCGGAGAAGGTGGACCACAGCCAGAAAGCGGCGGTTCGCTGGCTTAAAGAAAAAAGTCTCTGGTCCGCCAGCGAGGCCGCTGTTAAAAGATCATTGGACTGTTTTGTAAAGGCCGGTATCGAGCTGCCAGTTCAGGAATACTTTTTCACCCTTCTTCTGGCAAATCCGGATAACCCCTTTACACAGCTGAGCGAGGGATATTGTGGAGACGGCGGTATACCGGGCTATATTCTGGGGATGCTGGCACCGGATGAAACCACGGTTTCCAGAATGCCGGCAGCCCTGGCTCACGAGTGCAATCACAATGTCCGCTTCCAGTTTCAGAAATGGCGTCCGGACATCACTCTGGCCGAGATGATGGTAAGCGAGGGACTGGCCGAAAATTTTGCCGCCGCCCTCTACGGTGAGGAAACCATAGGCCCGTGGGTGACGAAGACAGACCCGGCAGTTCTGGAAGAAATCATTAAGCCAAAGATTATCAAAGCCTTGGATGTAACAGGCTTTGACGGCATTACACCCTGGCTTTATGGTGACGAGATTGCGGAAATACAGCATTCCTTTCCGGTGGGAATGCCCTACTGCGCAGGCTATGCCTGCGGCTATCACATGGTTCGCCATTATCTTAAAAAAACCGGAGTCTCCATTATCGAAGCGACCTTAAAGCCCACCGCGGAAATCATGGCAGAGCTTTCCGATTTTTGGGGATATTGA
- a CDS encoding HAMP domain-containing sensor histidine kinase: protein MSGLETGLAVLLAVVTVLALLLTGRLYQARKSVGDINEALEDIRKGNLNRRVLAAPDNIMAPLFYKINDIMEGYRDTIAELNGRDEANRQMMTSLSHDVRTPLTTLIGYLDAVHSRLVEGQELEEYIETAREKAHSLQTYVDDLFEWFKLNSNERVLEISEVDVTGVTQTILSDWLPVFEQNALNYVFCIPEKRITALLDSAAYERILNNLIQNIVSHSGASEISVGIEEKQDRVGIWIKDNGKGIPEKDLAHVFDRLYKCDSARMGKGSGLGLSIVEQLVWLQNGSVSVTSEAGKETCFFLDFRQVC, encoded by the coding sequence ATGAGTGGACTCGAAACAGGTCTGGCTGTGCTTCTGGCTGTGGTCACAGTCCTTGCGCTGCTGCTGACAGGGCGTCTGTATCAGGCCCGCAAAAGCGTGGGGGATATCAATGAGGCACTGGAGGATATCCGAAAGGGCAATCTGAACCGCCGCGTGCTGGCAGCGCCGGATAATATAATGGCGCCCCTTTTTTACAAAATTAACGACATTATGGAGGGTTACCGCGACACAATCGCAGAGCTCAATGGACGTGATGAGGCGAACCGGCAGATGATGACCAGCCTCTCCCACGATGTGCGGACACCCCTTACTACACTTATTGGCTATCTGGACGCAGTCCACAGCCGTCTGGTTGAGGGCCAGGAGCTGGAAGAATACATCGAAACAGCCCGTGAAAAAGCTCATAGCCTCCAAACGTATGTGGACGATCTTTTTGAATGGTTTAAGCTGAATTCCAATGAACGGGTGCTCGAAATAAGCGAGGTGGACGTGACAGGAGTGACACAGACCATTCTGAGCGACTGGCTCCCGGTTTTTGAACAGAACGCCCTCAATTATGTTTTTTGCATTCCTGAAAAACGAATCACCGCCCTGCTGGACTCAGCAGCCTATGAACGTATTTTAAATAATCTGATACAGAACATTGTCAGCCACAGCGGTGCTTCCGAAATCTCAGTGGGCATAGAGGAGAAACAGGACCGGGTGGGAATCTGGATAAAGGATAACGGAAAGGGGATCCCCGAGAAGGATCTGGCGCATGTTTTTGACCGTCTTTATAAATGTGACTCCGCCCGCATGGGAAAGGGCAGCGGCCTGGGCCTGTCCATTGTGGAGCAGCTTGTCTGGCTGCAGAATGGCAGCGTCAGTGTGACGAGCGAAGCAGGGAAGGAAACCTGCTTTTTTCTGGACTTCAGACAGGTCTGTTAA
- a CDS encoding ABC transporter ATP-binding protein: protein MIILQTKHLKKYYGTGETTVKALDGVSLEIEEGSFSAIVGTSGSGKSTLLHMLGGLDRPSSGAVMVDGKNIFDLKDDALTIFRRRKIGFVFQNYNLVPVLNVYENIVLPIELDGNTVDKKYVNKIIEILGLKSKLYSLPSQLSGGQQQRVAIARALASKPAIILADEPTGNLDSKTSLDVLGLLKITSEHFHQTIVMITHNEEIAQMSDRIIHIEDGQITGGGRHA, encoded by the coding sequence ATGATCATTTTACAGACAAAACATCTGAAGAAATACTACGGTACAGGAGAAACCACAGTTAAGGCCCTTGACGGCGTATCCCTTGAGATCGAGGAGGGCTCCTTCTCGGCCATTGTGGGAACCTCGGGCAGTGGAAAGTCCACCCTTTTACATATGCTCGGCGGCCTGGACCGCCCCAGCTCCGGTGCTGTCATGGTGGACGGCAAAAACATCTTTGACTTAAAGGACGACGCCCTGACCATTTTCAGACGCCGCAAAATCGGATTTGTGTTCCAGAATTACAACCTGGTTCCGGTTCTCAACGTTTATGAAAACATCGTGCTGCCCATCGAGCTGGACGGCAATACTGTTGATAAAAAATACGTAAACAAAATCATTGAGATTCTCGGGCTTAAAAGTAAGCTGTACAGCCTGCCCAGCCAGCTGTCCGGCGGGCAGCAGCAGCGCGTGGCCATCGCCCGGGCGCTCGCCTCAAAGCCGGCCATTATCCTGGCCGACGAACCCACCGGTAATCTGGATTCCAAAACTAGTCTGGACGTTCTGGGGCTTTTAAAAATCACCAGCGAGCACTTCCATCAAACCATTGTCATGATTACGCACAACGAGGAAATTGCCCAGATGTCGGACCGGA